A single Solidesulfovibrio sp. DNA region contains:
- the gspM gene encoding type II secretion system protein GspM: MKTATPNPWILAAGALAVLAGVFLWVVTPLFDGITAREKRLENARGIEAEATRLAGAIERAQKGPSAPNRPEGFAIFSYVENAATKEGVKDHVEFMRPASRDLGGGRREMAVDLRLSGLSMPQFLAFLQRVESPDMGVRVRQLILQPAQKGGLDADLSIAVILDRPR, from the coding sequence GTGAAAACCGCGACCCCCAATCCGTGGATATTGGCCGCCGGCGCCCTGGCGGTCCTGGCCGGCGTCTTCCTGTGGGTGGTCACGCCCCTTTTCGACGGCATCACGGCCCGGGAAAAACGCCTGGAAAACGCCCGGGGCATCGAGGCCGAGGCCACGCGCCTGGCCGGGGCCATCGAACGGGCGCAAAAAGGCCCCTCCGCCCCCAACCGCCCGGAAGGCTTCGCCATCTTCTCCTATGTCGAAAACGCGGCCACCAAGGAAGGCGTCAAGGACCACGTGGAATTCATGCGCCCGGCCAGCCGCGACCTCGGCGGCGGCCGGCGGGAGATGGCCGTGGACCTGCGCCTGTCGGGCCTGTCCATGCCGCAGTTCCTGGCCTTTCTGCAGCGGGTGGAATCACCGGACATGGGTGTTCGCGTGCGCCAACTCATCCTGCAGCCGGCGCAAAAAGGCGGGCTCGACGCCGACCTGTCCATCGCCGTCATCCTCGACCGGCCCCGTTAA
- the gspG gene encoding type II secretion system major pseudopilin GspG, whose translation MKAGAFPLPTPAVRARRRDAAGFTLIELMVVIVILGVLAGLVLPRIVDQPDKARVVKARMQIESLSMALKQYKLDNGFYPSTEQGLRALKDKPSIGRVPQNYPAKGYVDTLPKDPWGLDFVYLCPGEHGDFDLISLGADREEGGEGVNADIKSWDLGG comes from the coding sequence ATGAAGGCAGGCGCCTTTCCCCTACCGACCCCGGCCGTGCGGGCCCGCCGGCGCGACGCCGCCGGTTTCACCCTGATCGAACTGATGGTGGTCATCGTCATCCTGGGCGTGCTGGCCGGGCTGGTGCTGCCGCGCATCGTGGACCAGCCGGACAAGGCCCGGGTGGTCAAGGCCAGGATGCAGATCGAGAGCCTGTCCATGGCGCTGAAGCAATACAAGCTCGACAACGGCTTCTACCCGTCCACGGAACAGGGGCTCCGGGCGCTCAAGGACAAGCCCAGCATCGGCCGCGTCCCCCAGAACTACCCGGCCAAGGGCTATGTCGACACCCTGCCCAAGGACCCCTGGGGCCTCGACTTCGTCTACCTCTGCCCCGGCGAGCACGGCGACTTCGACCTCATCTCGCTCGGCGCCGACCGCGAGGAAGGCGGCGAGGGCGTCAACGCCGACATCAAGAGCTGGGACCTTGGCGGATAG
- a CDS encoding type II secretion system F family protein yields MPVFEYTAVDAKGRARQGILTAESAQAARQLLRAKRLYVSAMTEARGGGPATPAAGARHAPLFSRRVSRAQLLTATQVLATLLEAGLPLDKALTSLIDQMRPGRAKWVFSHILERIREGQDFSSALAAYPGVFPPTYISMVRSAEATGMLPIVLANLAEYMDRQLALARTLQAALAYPAFMFFFGILVLGLLLTYVIPEVTRIFVDLKRSLPLPTVILIAVSDFFRTWWPAILGGCVGLGFLTLRLSRTARGRAVKDRLALSLPVIGPIARHAATARLCRTLGTCLLQGVTMLAALRIAGSVSGNVAFEQAMERIRDEASQGGGLTDPMREADIFPPIVIQLVSAGEQSGRLGELLVTLARMLEADVGTRIKAASALFEPVMILLLGGMVGLMVLAVLLPIFEMSSLIG; encoded by the coding sequence ATGCCCGTTTTCGAATACACCGCCGTCGACGCCAAGGGCCGGGCCAGGCAGGGCATCCTCACGGCCGAAAGCGCCCAGGCCGCCCGCCAGCTGCTGCGGGCCAAGCGCCTCTACGTCAGCGCCATGACCGAGGCCAGGGGCGGCGGACCGGCCACCCCGGCGGCCGGCGCCCGGCACGCGCCGCTTTTTTCCCGCCGCGTCAGCCGGGCCCAGCTGCTGACGGCCACGCAAGTCCTGGCCACCCTGCTCGAGGCCGGCCTGCCCCTGGACAAGGCCCTGACCTCGCTGATCGACCAGATGCGCCCCGGCCGGGCCAAGTGGGTCTTTTCCCACATCCTGGAGCGCATCCGCGAGGGCCAGGACTTCTCCTCGGCCCTGGCCGCCTATCCGGGGGTGTTCCCCCCCACCTACATCAGCATGGTGCGCTCCGCCGAGGCCACGGGCATGCTGCCCATCGTGCTGGCCAACCTGGCCGAATACATGGACCGCCAGCTGGCCCTGGCCCGCACCCTGCAAGCCGCCCTGGCCTATCCGGCCTTCATGTTCTTTTTCGGCATCCTGGTGCTCGGGCTGCTTTTAACCTACGTCATCCCGGAGGTGACCCGCATCTTCGTGGACCTCAAGCGGTCGCTGCCCCTGCCCACGGTCATCCTCATCGCGGTCAGCGATTTTTTTCGCACCTGGTGGCCGGCCATCCTCGGCGGCTGCGTCGGCCTCGGTTTCCTGACCCTGCGCCTGTCCCGCACGGCCCGTGGCCGGGCCGTCAAGGACCGACTGGCCCTGTCCCTGCCCGTTATCGGCCCCATCGCCCGCCACGCCGCCACGGCCCGGCTGTGCCGCACGCTGGGCACCTGCCTGCTCCAGGGCGTGACCATGCTCGCGGCCCTGCGCATCGCCGGTTCGGTCTCGGGCAACGTGGCCTTCGAACAGGCCATGGAGCGCATCCGCGACGAGGCCAGCCAGGGAGGGGGGCTGACCGACCCCATGCGCGAGGCCGACATCTTCCCGCCCATCGTCATCCAGCTCGTCTCGGCCGGCGAACAGAGCGGCCGGCTCGGCGAACTGCTGGTCACCCTGGCCCGGATGCTCGAGGCCGACGTGGGCACGCGCATCAAGGCGGCCAGCGCCCTGTTCGAGCCGGTGATGATCCTGTTGCTTGGCGGCATGGTGGGGCTTATGGTCCTGGCCGTGCTGTTGCCCATCTTCGAAATGAGCAGCCTGATCGGATGA
- a CDS encoding prepilin-type N-terminal cleavage/methylation domain-containing protein codes for MADRPRPSPLRAAGFTLVELTIALVVMAVAAGLSLPMLSAMLPREGEKTAARVIQGVLRRTQAEALLSGRDWRVDIDWAKGQCRAAQVEQDVPPPSNDTAASVGAPLRKAPAPKEGRGVAVSAALPQVERPLLAVTSSGITRRPDVTSLVLRPQGLCQPAFVRLAAAGGKSAALVVSAVGCRVDLLQSDLEAAQERFEKNHGQPRLPWADVPDGGGKG; via the coding sequence TTGGCGGATAGGCCGCGCCCGTCTCCTCTCCGGGCGGCCGGCTTCACCCTGGTGGAGCTGACCATCGCCCTGGTGGTCATGGCCGTGGCCGCCGGCCTGAGCCTGCCCATGCTCTCGGCCATGCTCCCGCGCGAGGGGGAAAAGACCGCCGCCCGGGTGATCCAGGGCGTGTTGCGGCGAACCCAAGCCGAGGCCCTGCTCTCCGGCCGGGACTGGCGGGTGGACATCGACTGGGCCAAGGGCCAGTGCCGGGCCGCCCAGGTCGAGCAGGACGTGCCGCCGCCCTCCAACGACACGGCCGCTTCCGTCGGCGCCCCCCTGCGGAAGGCGCCCGCCCCCAAGGAGGGACGGGGCGTGGCCGTTTCGGCCGCCCTGCCCCAGGTCGAACGGCCCCTGCTGGCCGTCACGTCCTCGGGGATCACCCGCCGGCCGGACGTCACGAGCCTGGTACTGCGGCCCCAGGGCCTGTGCCAGCCGGCCTTCGTGCGCCTGGCCGCTGCCGGCGGCAAAAGCGCCGCCCTGGTCGTTTCCGCCGTGGGCTGCCGGGTGGACCTGCTCCAGTCCGACCTGGAGGCCGCCCAGGAACGCTTCGAAAAAAACCATGGCCAACCCCGCCTGCCCTGGGCCGACGTCCCCGACGGCGGGGGCAAGGGCTGA
- a CDS encoding tetratricopeptide repeat protein, with translation MSATHSQSTRRLAAAALLIALAVLSGCADKRLPTAVRQSGEPDVGNPEAVIRQTSPAIASGNAPAAAYQERGEAYYRLRQFELAQKDFEKAQAAGGRSAQTLYDLGASAYMRQDYDKAVQYFSDALAADGGLARAYNNRGVTYFALGQYDKALADFATAAGLGGQSEQAALFNRALTYQTMRDLDRAMADYDRLIAADPAQVAARNNKADILITLRRFGEAASLLDAAIAIAPNDPDLYFNRALAREALSQYPQALADYDRAVRLRSNFAEAYRNRGVLRLRLHDTKEGCADLGLACEFGQCNQTRKAKDFGLCP, from the coding sequence ATGTCCGCAACGCATTCGCAGTCGACCCGGCGCCTGGCCGCCGCGGCCCTTTTGATCGCGCTGGCGGTCCTTTCCGGCTGCGCCGACAAGCGGCTGCCCACGGCCGTGCGCCAGTCCGGCGAGCCGGACGTGGGAAACCCCGAAGCGGTCATCCGCCAGACCTCCCCGGCCATCGCCTCGGGCAACGCCCCGGCGGCGGCCTACCAGGAACGCGGCGAGGCCTATTACCGCCTGCGCCAGTTCGAGCTGGCCCAAAAGGACTTCGAAAAGGCCCAGGCCGCCGGCGGCCGCTCGGCCCAAACCCTCTACGACCTGGGCGCGTCCGCCTACATGCGCCAGGACTACGACAAGGCCGTCCAGTACTTCAGCGACGCCCTGGCCGCCGACGGCGGCCTGGCCCGGGCCTACAACAACCGGGGCGTGACCTATTTCGCCCTGGGCCAATACGACAAGGCCCTGGCCGACTTCGCCACCGCCGCCGGCCTCGGCGGCCAAAGCGAACAGGCGGCGCTTTTCAACCGGGCGCTGACCTACCAGACCATGCGCGACCTGGACCGGGCCATGGCCGACTACGACCGGCTCATCGCCGCCGACCCCGCCCAGGTGGCGGCCCGCAACAACAAGGCCGACATCCTCATCACCCTGCGCCGCTTCGGCGAGGCGGCAAGCCTGCTCGACGCGGCCATCGCCATCGCCCCAAACGACCCGGACCTCTATTTCAACCGGGCCCTGGCCAGGGAGGCCTTGTCCCAATATCCCCAGGCGTTGGCCGATTACGACCGGGCCGTGCGGCTGCGCAGCAACTTCGCCGAGGCCTACCGCAACCGGGGCGTGCTGCGCCTGCGGCTGCACGATACCAAGGAAGGCTGCGCCGACCTGGGCCTGGCCTGCGAGTTCGGACAATGCAACCAGACCCGAAAGGCCAAGGACTTCGGCCTGTGCCCGTAG
- a CDS encoding PilN domain-containing protein: MPASILSMLCRADGVRLLRLAGPRGRMRIANLAEASPGDGETTPAALAALGARTALAEGLGAERLMLGLDGNAACLRRLRFPFTARGKIDLVLGPEFEPHLPFPLSEAALSWARTALEPPPAAVALAAAYPLGPLAAMLETLAGHLLPATEACLDLAGLDAVLARMHPSGASLLVCLDGGHAAFVCRLGGSPAIWRSLPVPAGDLPGFLAREALLTLSAITTRPLPALRVVLVGPGDAATRASLGEALAVPATPAAEMPTWPRLPDGAALPDRFAAVYGLALLSRDGAGSLNFLRGALTPPMPAGLRRRGLTMAGGSLAALVASAVLGLFVSYNRLDTAIAAAQARTAALVDTVAPDAAPGLTLSQKLSVLRGRLAELDGASRNRAATSGTTIEFLAAIHTALGMDDRVRARRIALDDQHATIDATADDYNTVDEVKRRLSATPFFSDVEIKGAKNVPEKKQVEFQLDIRFGRKEAGAS; encoded by the coding sequence ATGCCCGCCTCCATCCTGTCCATGCTCTGCCGCGCCGACGGGGTACGCCTGCTGCGCCTGGCCGGCCCCAGGGGCCGGATGCGGATCGCGAACCTGGCCGAGGCCAGCCCCGGCGACGGCGAAACCACGCCGGCGGCCTTGGCGGCCCTTGGCGCCCGCACGGCCCTGGCCGAGGGCCTCGGCGCCGAGCGGCTCATGCTGGGACTCGACGGAAACGCCGCCTGCCTGCGCCGCCTGCGCTTTCCCTTCACCGCCCGGGGCAAGATCGATCTGGTCCTGGGCCCGGAGTTCGAGCCGCATCTGCCCTTTCCCTTAAGCGAAGCCGCCCTGTCCTGGGCCAGGACCGCCCTGGAACCGCCGCCCGCCGCCGTGGCCCTGGCCGCGGCCTATCCGCTCGGGCCCCTTGCGGCCATGCTCGAAACCCTCGCCGGCCACCTGCTGCCGGCGACGGAGGCATGCCTGGATCTGGCCGGCCTCGACGCCGTGCTTGCCCGCATGCATCCCAGCGGCGCCTCGCTTCTGGTCTGCCTCGACGGCGGACACGCCGCGTTCGTCTGCCGCCTGGGCGGCAGCCCGGCCATCTGGCGCAGCCTGCCCGTCCCGGCCGGCGACCTGCCCGGTTTCCTGGCCCGGGAGGCCCTGCTGACCTTGTCGGCCATAACGACGCGGCCCCTGCCGGCGTTGCGGGTCGTACTGGTCGGACCGGGCGACGCGGCCACGCGAGCGAGCCTTGGCGAGGCCCTGGCCGTGCCGGCGACACCCGCGGCCGAAATGCCGACCTGGCCGCGCCTTCCGGACGGGGCGGCGCTTCCCGACCGTTTCGCCGCCGTCTACGGTCTGGCCTTGCTGTCCCGTGACGGCGCCGGTTCCCTGAATTTCCTGCGCGGCGCCCTGACCCCGCCCATGCCCGCGGGGCTGCGGCGACGGGGGCTGACCATGGCCGGGGGCAGCCTGGCCGCGCTTGTGGCCAGCGCCGTCCTGGGCCTGTTCGTTTCCTACAACCGCCTGGATACGGCCATCGCCGCCGCCCAGGCCCGCACGGCCGCCCTGGTGGACACGGTGGCGCCGGATGCCGCCCCGGGGCTCACGCTGTCCCAGAAGCTGTCCGTGCTGCGCGGCCGGCTCGCCGAGTTGGACGGCGCCTCCAGAAACCGGGCCGCAACCTCGGGCACGACGATCGAGTTCCTGGCCGCCATCCACACGGCCCTGGGCATGGACGACCGTGTCCGGGCCCGGCGTATCGCCCTCGACGACCAGCACGCCACCATCGACGCCACGGCCGACGATTACAACACCGTGGACGAGGTCAAGCGCCGCCTGTCCGCCACACCGTTTTTCTCGGATGTGGAAATCAAGGGCGCCAAAAACGTTCCGGAAAAAAAACAAGTGGAATTCCAGCTTGATATTCGCTTCGGCCGCAAGGAGGCGGGGGCCTCGTGA
- a CDS encoding type II secretion system protein: MTSTPPPSGQALLETLIAVAILAIAMVSLLAGMVQLQDRRIEAARTRQAGQLAADKLATVLLAGESAMANATGEFPAPNDAFAWKVEVAAAPDTVFRVLTVEVRAKGSDNLSVRLSRLEPKP, from the coding sequence GTGACGTCCACGCCGCCCCCGTCGGGCCAGGCCCTGCTCGAAACGCTCATTGCCGTGGCCATCCTGGCCATCGCCATGGTGTCGCTTCTGGCCGGCATGGTCCAGCTCCAGGACCGCCGCATCGAGGCCGCCCGCACGCGCCAGGCCGGCCAGTTGGCCGCGGACAAGCTGGCCACGGTGCTGCTCGCCGGTGAATCGGCCATGGCCAACGCCACGGGCGAATTTCCCGCCCCCAACGACGCCTTTGCCTGGAAGGTGGAGGTCGCGGCCGCGCCCGACACCGTCTTTCGGGTCCTGACCGTGGAGGTGCGGGCCAAGGGGTCCGACAACCTCTCCGTGCGCCTGTCGCGCCTGGAGCCCAAGCCGTGA
- a CDS encoding type II secretion system protein N: protein MTETRFKQAVALVSALSLVGALGLLVRVFGFAPDVLSPRAALKPPAEPQPAAPPPQAAELSRAILNNDIFGLRPTPAESAKSTAPPKPTEIDMDLAGTVITADPAGNVAFLRDRSAKTQKPYNVGASVKDATIKSIGKNFVIFSRQGREEILSMKP, encoded by the coding sequence ATGACCGAAACCCGTTTCAAGCAGGCCGTGGCCCTGGTCAGCGCCCTGTCCCTGGTCGGCGCCCTTGGCCTGCTCGTGCGCGTGTTCGGCTTCGCCCCCGACGTCCTGTCCCCCCGGGCCGCGCTCAAACCGCCGGCCGAGCCCCAGCCCGCCGCGCCGCCGCCCCAGGCCGCCGAACTGTCCCGGGCCATCCTCAACAACGATATCTTCGGCCTGCGCCCCACGCCGGCCGAATCGGCCAAATCCACCGCCCCGCCCAAGCCGACGGAAATCGACATGGACCTGGCCGGCACGGTGATCACGGCCGATCCGGCCGGCAACGTGGCCTTTTTGCGCGACCGTTCGGCCAAGACCCAGAAACCCTACAACGTCGGGGCTTCGGTCAAGGACGCCACCATCAAGAGCATCGGCAAGAACTTCGTCATCTTCTCGCGCCAGGGCCGCGAGGAGATCCTGTCCATGAAGCCCTAG
- the gspK gene encoding type II secretion system minor pseudopilin GspK yields the protein MSGRGAVLLFVLILVTVLSTLAVQAVRTSQLEVFASYAGIYADQAEAMAESGLLAAGELLLSSELRDTTTVNLTEDWAYFPDLPRYPGRWFLDGHLRGAIQDETGKFPVNSLHPDLSGHEIFEAIFLRLLTGAPYALPPQRANALLAALVDWLDPDDALRAGGAEDAVYAADRLPYKTRNDSLDTLAELLLVRGFSRDLLYGRDGAAGLMEVLTVWGPGLINVNTAPLPVLAALPTNVDATRARSVAEAADAYRRDPVRRDSLGATDWLQKAVPDQGIQWPMAIMTSRSRYFSVTLEGRSGAATKRLYAVLRLGQSKRGNKGPVCEVLYRELR from the coding sequence ATGAGCGGGCGCGGCGCGGTACTGCTTTTCGTCCTGATCCTGGTGACGGTGCTTTCGACCCTGGCGGTGCAGGCCGTGCGCACCTCCCAGTTGGAGGTCTTCGCCTCCTATGCCGGCATTTACGCCGACCAGGCCGAAGCCATGGCCGAATCGGGTCTCCTGGCCGCCGGCGAACTCCTGCTCTCCTCGGAACTGCGCGATACCACGACCGTCAACCTCACCGAGGACTGGGCCTATTTCCCCGACCTCCCCCGCTATCCCGGCCGCTGGTTCCTCGACGGCCACCTGCGGGGCGCCATCCAGGACGAAACCGGCAAGTTTCCGGTCAACAGCCTGCACCCGGACTTGAGCGGCCACGAGATCTTCGAGGCGATTTTCCTGCGCCTGCTGACAGGCGCCCCCTACGCCCTGCCGCCACAACGGGCCAACGCCCTCCTGGCCGCCCTGGTCGACTGGCTCGATCCCGACGACGCGTTGAGGGCCGGCGGCGCCGAGGACGCCGTCTACGCCGCGGACCGGCTTCCCTACAAAACCAGGAACGACTCCCTGGACACCCTGGCCGAGTTGCTCCTGGTGCGGGGCTTTTCCCGGGACCTCCTCTACGGCCGCGACGGCGCCGCCGGGCTCATGGAGGTGCTGACCGTGTGGGGGCCGGGACTGATCAACGTCAACACCGCGCCCTTGCCGGTACTGGCCGCCCTTCCGACCAACGTCGATGCCACCAGGGCCCGGTCCGTGGCCGAAGCCGCCGACGCCTACCGTCGCGATCCCGTGCGCCGCGACAGCCTCGGCGCGACGGACTGGCTCCAAAAGGCCGTCCCCGACCAGGGAATCCAATGGCCGATGGCGATCATGACCAGCAGGAGCCGGTATTTTTCCGTGACCCTGGAGGGCCGTTCCGGAGCCGCCACCAAGCGCCTTTACGCCGTGCTGCGGCTCGGCCAGTCCAAGCGCGGCAACAAGGGGCCGGTCTGCGAGGTCCTCTACAGGGAGTTGCGCTGA
- a CDS encoding prepilin-type N-terminal cleavage/methylation domain-containing protein, giving the protein MTATRPDAGFTLVEVLLAVLLAGLVMVGSYSVASQVMRLSEEAGTRLEVESTQAILRLALANDLGSVIYVEGARTKSAEAMTFLGGLSAADVSGQTDRRLLALASAASLDPGQPFPSHGFNRIEYVLRVQEPSQGEPGRTSLVRRERIAATVPRRPGQEEPVNETVLCPRIEDAAVTFYGPAASGPFTDWDSPTRERDRLPPLPAQVRLTASLVVAGRRFPVDVRVNLPARAIEAVGRS; this is encoded by the coding sequence GTGACCGCCACGCGCCCTGACGCGGGTTTCACCCTGGTGGAGGTGCTCCTGGCCGTGCTGCTCGCCGGCCTGGTCATGGTCGGCAGCTATTCCGTGGCCTCCCAGGTCATGCGCCTTTCCGAGGAGGCCGGGACGCGGCTGGAGGTGGAATCCACCCAGGCCATCCTGCGCCTGGCCCTGGCCAACGACCTGGGATCGGTCATCTACGTGGAAGGGGCCAGGACCAAGTCCGCCGAGGCCATGACCTTTCTCGGCGGCCTTTCCGCGGCGGACGTGTCCGGGCAAACGGACCGTCGGCTCCTGGCCCTGGCCAGCGCCGCCAGCCTCGACCCCGGCCAGCCCTTTCCCTCCCACGGCTTCAACCGGATCGAATACGTGCTGCGCGTCCAGGAGCCGTCCCAGGGCGAACCGGGGCGCACCAGCCTCGTGCGCCGCGAACGGATCGCGGCCACCGTCCCGCGCCGCCCCGGCCAGGAGGAACCCGTCAACGAGACGGTCCTTTGCCCCCGCATCGAGGACGCGGCCGTCACCTTTTACGGCCCGGCCGCCTCCGGGCCCTTCACCGACTGGGACAGCCCGACCCGGGAGCGCGACCGGCTCCCGCCCCTGCCGGCCCAGGTGCGCCTGACCGCCAGCCTCGTCGTCGCCGGCCGTCGGTTTCCCGTGGACGTGCGGGTCAACCTGCCGGCGCGGGCCATCGAGGCGGTGGGCCGCTCATGA